One Tachysurus vachellii isolate PV-2020 chromosome 5, HZAU_Pvac_v1, whole genome shotgun sequence genomic window, ctgtgcctatctcaggcgtcatcaggcatcaaggcaggatacaccctggacggagtgccaacccatcacagggcacacacacacacacacacactctcattcactcacacaatcacacactagggacaattttccagagatgccaatcaacctatcatgcatgtctttggacagggggaggaaaccggagtacccggaggaaacccccgaggcacggggagaacatgcaaactccacacacacacaaggtggaggcgggaatcgaacccccaaccctggaggtgtgaggagaacgtgctaaccactaagccaccgtgaccccccttgattaatttttatttgtaaattaattttGTGAGGTCAGCCaaggaagaaaacaacaacaagaactaCAACAGAAATCCGTCTTTTGAGCTCTAACTCAAATATAGCACAGACAAATGAATTAGTCTTCTTGTTCCAATAGTTTTGAAATggattttgtatatttaaaattatactctccagtgtcacccaaatgaggatgaggttcccttttaagtctggttcctctcaaggtttcttcctctacaaatgcatttaaatataaatatgatattattctctatttgattttttttttatattaatctttgtataatattaaacttttgtattatgtattttgtattatgttctgtagacaaagtccattgttaaatgtgatatacaaatacattttatttgaaatgaattaaattttcattttaataagaatttttgttaaataacatgGAGTGTGCAGTTTAGTTGAATACATATGAAATTGTCTCGGggcaaaaagaaaatgaattccACATGTCTAATTTTTGCAGTGTTCATCTAGACATTGAGTATCGTAAGTTGCATTGTGGCCAAGTCTTTTAAACGTCGTGACTTCTCAGAACTTTGTTTCTATTTCCTGTGACCCAGTGAACTATTTCGTATGTCTGTGGAGCCACAAATGATGTGACAGTTCTGTATTTCAGCACATTCGAAGttaaattcagtttaattcaattaaagtaAACATGGTGGAGTCTTCGTTCGTTCCGTCTTCCTTTTTTCAACACGATGCTTTCGGGGAaaaatttaaaagcaaaaaaaaaaaatttgctatCACAAATGCGGTTGTGTTTCCACACCCTCTGGTCTAATATCACAAGTCATCTTCCCTGGTGTAACCTCAGTCAAACCCTGCTAGAAAACTTCCTTTGTACATCTTACATTCGATGAAAACCACTTATGCCCTGGCAGTAGATTAGCGGTATAGGTGTTACACCTGACAGGTTTATTTACACCTGTCGCTTGTCAGAACCAGACGAGCGTGTGGAGAAATTTCTTCAGGTTAGGTTTATACCTCTAGTGTGAGTTTCACAAACAAAGAAGTCTTCCTGTGCAGTTGGTGTCTTGCAAgctcaaaaacaaaatgtttgaacTTTATTGCAAAAGAACATTAGCCACTAGCTTGGTTTCAATTCGACAAGAGCCAATCCTGTGCTTGCTCTCAGCACCTTAATTAAGTGCAGCCTGTTATGCACTTTTGCAAAGAGCCCCCATACTCTTTACAAAGCGGAAGTGTCAAAACCAGAGACCTCAAACACCTGTCGTCTTATTTTACAATTTGGCTTTGAGCCGCATAGCCCAAGTCCATCAATTTTGAATTTTTGTAAGTATTTTCTGCCATTATTTTCCCCTAATATTATAGAGTTAAGCTGACGTTATTGCATTAGTTTATTTTGATCTCACTGTCTTCTGCGTTTGCTTCTTCACAGCTAAAACTTTCACTCTCGACCTGTTTAGTGATTTTgtcttttctattttctatttttcttctaaCAAACTCAGTAGAAACCTACTGTGTGCGAAACCTTTCTGATTCCTTCATCACCATTCTAAGGCGGTTTGCAGCTTTTTGacttttaatgacttttttttttttttcgaactCTCAGCAGAATTGTTTAAAGTATTGTTAATCTGCAGAGATGTCCAACGACAGTAGCCGCTTCTGGAGCTCAACAATACAAAGGTGAAAACAATATAATTAAAACACCAATGAAAAGACTTTAAAAACGAATCGACTGtccatttaatgtttatttctttaagcCGCATGtttctttatataatataggattataatataatgtcattctaaatgtgtttgcattgttttttttttgcattgcagtGTTTTAACAACTCTTGGTGCCAGTGAAGAGAATCTGAACATGTCTGATAAAGGGTAAGAGCTTTAAAATCTGATAATGattataatatgtaaatatttccagCACTAAGGCATCTATTTATGGCGTAACAAAAGCGTAGACATGAGCAGGTTATATCAATATTTGCATTATgacactttaataaaataaaaagtgcacTTGTATCTTGTGACCATAGTACAAATGGTGATCTGTTGTTTGTTCATTACAAaaagtatattgtatatttaatctATCTTTTTGAAACAGGTCTATTTAATATAGTGAAAGTTTAAAACTTAAAGAGAAAAGATTccatctgggaaaaaagcttcaTCAGCTGTAGCAAGAGATTGTGTCATTTTGGGGTATTTTAAGATGTGGTTAAGGTTTATGGTACATGGTTAGATCGTTTGATAGAGAAACTCAGTACAGTGCTTCCTTTGTGTGCATTCCTCAAGATGTAATGTGAGGAGGCTAATATTGTTGGTAAAAATGGCAGGCAACTTGTTGTGGTAAGACATAAAAATGCTGACTTTCAAACAAAAGTCAGAATTTCAAACAGAATTTCAAACTAAAACaattaatgtcttttttattgGAGCATTAGagatgtgtgtgaataaaaattATAGTAAAAAGAAATCAGTTTTGCATATAAAAGCACTTCTTTATCATTTTCTATCTCTTATACAACAGCAACTTAccagcttttttattattagacatTATGAGttcgggggtcacggtggcttagtggttagcacgttggcctcacacctccagggttaggggttcgattcccacttccaccttgtgtgtgtgcagtttgcatgttctccccgtgcctcgggggtttcctccgggtactccggtttcctcccccactccaaagacatgcatggtaggttgattggcatctctggaaaagtgcccctagtgtgtgattgtgtgagtgaatgagagtgtgtgtgtgtgtgtgtgtgtgtgtgtgtgtgtgtgtgtgtgtgtgtgtgccttgcgatgggttggcactccgtccagggtgtatcctgccttgatgcccgatgacacctgagataggcacaggctccccgtgacccgaggtagttcggataagcggtgttCGATCCTTTTATAGTTGCAGTTAATGGGGATGATATATGAACCAATCAAGCAAATTCCACAATATTCttcaaaaaacacagattttctACAGATTTGGACCAAAACTTGTGTCATGTGATGTCGTCACAACACGCATTCACCCGAAGCCTAGTTCGATTAACGTGCACTAAACATGAGAATGTCTATTATACAGAGTAATGACATATCTGTCTTAACTGgttgtagtttaaatgaagaATCATGTACTTGAAATTTTGACAATTTAAGcaaaaaagtatgaaaaatgaataaaaagctttGTGCATTATAACAGGGACTTGACCCCTTACTTCCTTTAAAGGGGAATTGTAATGTAAAGCATACAAATATGTTAAATACAATAAACCTATGACgatatactgtagtgtatatgCATGAACTATTTAAGTGGCGGATCCGGCGTGCAAGGTGATTTGTTCGTGTAGCCCAGTGTGAAAAAGACATCTCTATAATAAATGTAGTTTAGTGAAACACCAAACCCTACAGTTATGACGTGACACGTGATGAGAACTTTTctctgttcatttcttcctCCAGTTAATTCAGTGTAACCACAATAACCCTACTCTACTTACACGTGCGAATCTTTATTCTCACACATGGATGTCATTAAAACGAGTAATCACACGTGCACCGTTGTGTGCACTGCACTGACAACATACACACCTGAATTCACTGCTACTGTGGAATCTATAACATGTCGTTTCTCTCGTTAGAAAGCCGACTAAATGTTTGCTCGTTATTGAGATGACTAAAACTGTTATTTTCCTTCTTGTGAACTTTATTATGTGCACTTAAGTCTCAGTGATCTGACTCTCTGATTTACTCATGTGAATGTAGAATAAACTCAACCTGGGCATCTTACAGCGCACTGATGTTGTTGTAGTGCAGTTTCTAAATATGACACgaacatgtttaaatgtaggGGAAAAGCTATCTTGAGTGTCTTATagtgcaaaaatacaacatatgggCTCCTGTATTGTTGTTGTGTCATCATTCATATAGCCAGATCTCTCCGGCTCCTCATTTGGGATGATTTTTATGAACCTTCCCCATGACAATCTAACAGAATAGCTGTGCTGTATGCTATAGTGCAGGGTTAGGGACcaattcctgcctctgcactcTGCACAGAGTTTGCATTTAATGTGCACCTTAATGTGAAGAGGTGGATCgaggttttatatttatatcatattgtttttctttacaatTATGCAATTAACAATGCACGTTCATGaggcatgttttgttttttatcattGTCTTCTCAGAAACTCCTACTGTGAGTGGAGTATTTCATGTAATCCTCCttaaaagatttcattttgaCTTGCAGAAACGCTACAGGTGCAGCCCCAGTTTTACAGTAGCTAAAATCTGTAAACAAAATCTGACATTGATCTGATCTTATATGATCAGATAAATATTGTTGTAACAATAAAGTACAGAATAGATACCAAAGTAACACAGATACCAAAATACGACTATTTTAAAACTAAACAGATCACAAAGTTGTGGTGCTTTTACCGtaggttttatttaatttttttaatttgtgtacCGTATTCGTGTACCATACAACTCCCTAATATTTAAATGGTGCTCTTCTCTTCAGCTCACCGTATGACTACTCTGGATATTATGAAACTGGCACTGCTGAAGGAGAACCTTGTACATTCGGCTCCCATGCAAGTCATTTTCTCCCGGTTCTCTACTCACTGTTCTTCGTGGTCGGCTTCCTGGGCAACATGCTGGTGTTGTGGGTGATCCTGGGAGGAAATCAGATGAAAAGCATGACTGATGTGTCTCTCCTGAACCTGGCCATCGCTGACCTTCTTCTCATCTTCACTCTTCCCTTCCTGGCTCACTATGCCAGAGATACCTGGATCTTTGGTAATGTCATGTGTGGGCTGGTCCTCAGTGTGTACTACATCGGATTTTACGCAGGAATTTTCTTTATCGTGTTGATGAGCGTCGACAGATACTTGGCTATCGTCCATGCTGTGTTTGCCTTGAGAATCCGCACAAAGGCTTATGGGATTTTAGGTAGCCTGATCATCTGGATTACAGCTATTGCAGCCTCATTTCCTGAACTAGTGTACCTTACAACTGAAAGGAATGAAACTAAAACTTGCTCCGCTTACCAAAATGATGTCGAAAAGTTTAAGAGAAGTTTGGCT contains:
- the LOC132845429 gene encoding C-C chemokine receptor type 5-like; amino-acid sequence: MSNDSSRFWSSTIQSVLTTLGASEENLNMSDKGSPYDYSGYYETGTAEGEPCTFGSHASHFLPVLYSLFFVVGFLGNMLVLWVILGGNQMKSMTDVSLLNLAIADLLLIFTLPFLAHYARDTWIFGNVMCGLVLSVYYIGFYAGIFFIVLMSVDRYLAIVHAVFALRIRTKAYGILGSLIIWITAIAASFPELVYLTTERNETKTCSAYQNDVEKFKRSLALIKMNILGLIIPLIIVGFCYSMVLRRILLLRTSKKMAVRLVAVVMLVFFCCWTPYNIAAFIKALELQGILSPECELSKRIQLTLQVTEAIAYSHSCLNPFLYVFVGEKFRRQLGRLLRQTPCFRVQCMKSYMTRAASSVYSQTTSVDERSVGV